Proteins encoded in a region of the Brevundimonas vesicularis genome:
- the nusB gene encoding transcription antitermination factor NusB, translated as MTEPNSVKAVLEQLAEAEKQRAEPNLSSKQRRARTVSRLAAVQALYQMELAGEGVETVITEFSNFRFDADIEGEALAEADEAYFADIVRGVIESQRDIDTAIKARLASNWKLERIDATLRALLRSGAWELIKHPETPREVVIDEYVELAKAFFDDAEARFVNAALDGVAKDTRK; from the coding sequence TCCTCGAACAACTCGCCGAAGCCGAAAAGCAGCGCGCCGAGCCCAATCTGAGCTCCAAACAGCGTCGCGCCCGCACCGTGTCGCGTCTCGCCGCCGTCCAGGCCCTGTATCAGATGGAACTGGCGGGCGAGGGCGTGGAGACGGTGATCACCGAATTCTCCAACTTCCGCTTCGACGCCGACATTGAGGGCGAAGCCCTGGCTGAGGCCGACGAGGCCTATTTCGCCGACATCGTGCGCGGCGTAATCGAAAGCCAGCGCGACATCGACACGGCCATCAAGGCCCGCCTGGCCTCCAACTGGAAGCTGGAGCGGATCGACGCCACCCTGCGCGCCTTGCTGCGTTCGGGCGCTTGGGAGCTGATTAAGCATCCCGAGACGCCGCGCGAGGTCGTGATCGATGAATATGTTGAACTGGCCAAGGCCTTCTTCGACGACGCCGAGGCGCGCTTCGTCAACGCGGCGCTGGACGGCGTGGCCAAAGACACCCGCAAATAA